The following nucleotide sequence is from Streptomyces pactum.
CGTTGTCGATTAGATCGAAGACTTCAATTCGGCGTACAGGGTCAGGCAGCGCTCTCTTCAGCTGAGCTACAGAGTTTTCGCGGCGAGTCGCGTCGGGAAATTCGCTTGACAGTGGTCCTGGATCCTTGATCTCGGGAACGAGTGACAGGTCTACTGCGCTCTCCATGCCGGGCAAAGTTTCCGCAGACTGCTCTACAGCAAAAGGCGACCGCGCGACCACAACCTGATACTCAAGCTCAGCCCACATTTGGGGGCTCTGCATTTTATTCTTTGACCGCACTCGATCGTAAACGAAGTCGTAGAGTTCGGAAACAGTGATCTTTCCGTCTTGATTGCGATCCGCATCCCCGGAACTGAGGCCATCAATGATAGCTCCGGTGAAATGGGATGGCTCTGGCTCAAGCTCGCTAAGATGATCTCCTTCCCATGCGTACTCCGTTCTATTCGTCGCTGTCAGAACGGCGCGGCCGTGCCCGGCAAGCTCGTCCTTAACGTGGACCGACGAATCGCCCTTCGCTCCCAGGAGGAATGCTCCGCTGTAGCAGCAGTCCAGTAGCAGCACAATTGACTTGGCTCGACAGCGACTCATCTGGGACTGGAGAAATGCTGCAGAAATGGCAGTGGAAGCGAGCAGGTCGCGATCTGTATCCCGCGCTGCAAAGTACAGCTCACCATGATCAGCTTTTAGTCCATGTGATGAGATGTGAAGCAAGAGCAGGTCTTCTCTGCTGCGGCTGCGAAAGAAAGACTCGATTGCTCGCGTCACCTGGTGCTGCTCTTGGTCGAGCGCCGTGGTTACGTCAAAGTCTCCAATTTGCGGATCCTTGAGAACTGAGGCCAGTCCTTCCACATCGCGAACCGGTGAGCGCAATTGTTGAAGACCTGCGTTGCTGAAATTGCTTGTTGCTATGAGGAGAGCGTAGCGGCCTCCCAGCATGCTCGATCTCACCCCCTTCGTTCGACTGTCTAGCCGTCAGGCGGACGTGCCATCCTGTGATGACGACTCGTGTGAAGCAATGAAGGCATCGATCAAGCGTCGCTGATCTTTGGAAGACAAAGCTTCCATTTCGATGCTGTCCTCGCCAATCGTGACGGTCGCAGTGCGAACCGGACGGTTCTCGATCCATGCCTTAATTACATTCAGCAACTTAGGGAGAAGTGAAGCTCCCGCGGTAACGATTATGGCCCCTACCGTGAGGGCGCCAGCGACCTTAGTGCCGTCAGGTGCAACCGTTCGGCGAGCGAGTTCAGCTCGCTCAACCTCGAACTCCAAGAGGTGCTGGCGCAATTCGAGGGTGAGGGCTTCGAGCTCCTCTTGATCGCTGTCAGCCGCGCCTTCAAGTTCAACCCGGATTTCGTGCGCCGAGGTGTGATCCATCGAGTTATCCCTCCCCTTGGTCCCCAGAGAGCAACAGCCTACTGCGGCCTAGAGCTTCTGAGGGTGCAGAGCGATGACATGTCCTGGGACAGGGTGGGACGGGCGGACCCCACATGCCCCCGCGCTGAGCTGCTGAGGCACCTAAGGTCGCGGACCCGAAGGTGCCCTACGGCACGGCTGGCGCAGCTTGCTCTGGTCGACGGCATGGCGGCGTGGCTGAGGCCAGCGGTGGTGCAGCGAGGCACACGCGCGCCTAATCGGTCGACTGACCCACCATCGTGGCTGACTGTCGTCGGTTGAGGTACAGACGGCTTGAGTCCACGGTGCACCGTGCGGTCCGGCCGAGGTGACGCTTTGCGCTGCGTGATTCTGCGATGGGGAAGGGGAATGCAGCCCTGTGGCGGAGTGAAGCCAGGGGAGGGGTGACCAGGTGGCGCAACGGGGCAGCGGCCGAGGCAGCGACTATCAGCGGCAGCAGCAAGCGTTACGACGAGCCCAGGAACAACGGGCACGTCAAGCGGAGCGGGAACGTAGAGCCGCTGAGACGGCCAACAAGCGGCAGGAACGCGAGCGGAAAGCTGCGTATCAGGAGCAGCAGGCCGAGCAGGCGCGGGTGCGCACGATCGGAGTCGAGCATGAGGTCGAGCAGCTCGGGCAGTTGCTCCGTGACGCGCTGGTGGGCGATCCGCCGACGACCTTCGAGCGCCGACGGAGGGCTCACACGCCCACAACCTTGGACGAGCGTCCCTGGTCTCGTTCGGAGCCTTCACCGCGCTGGGAGGAGTTCTCACCACCGGAGCCCAGCGGCCTGGCTGCTGTCCTAGGTCTTGGCAGGAAGCGCTATGAAGCTGAAGTTGCCGAGGCGCGTGTGCGGTTCGGCGAGGCACAAGAGCGCCACAGGCGAGCCGAGGAGAAGCGGCTGGCAACGCTGGAGCGGAAGCGTGCCGAGCACCGCCAGGCCGAAGCGCAGGCCCTGGACGAGGTGGCGGCTTTCAACCGGAAGTTGGACGAGGAGCGCGAGGCGTACAGGGCTGGGGAGCCCTCGGCGGTCGAGGCTCATCTCAAGGCTGTTCTGGATGCGTCGGAGTATCCATTGGGCTTCCCTCACGAGCATCGGGTCGCCTTTCGCCCTGCCACTGGTGACGTACTCATCGAGATTCACTTGCCGCCTGAGGCGGTTGTTCCTACGGCGCGGGGCTACCGGTACGTGAAGAACCGGGACGAGACGACCGTGTTGCCTCGTCCGGAGAAGGAGCGCAAGGAGATCTACGCCTCCGTGCTGGCTCAAGTCGCTCTGAGGACAGTGCACGAGGTCCTGACGAGCGATCCGGACCGGATCGTTAATGGCGTGATCCTGAACGGCCACGTGAAGACCATCGATCGGGCCACCGGTCAGGAGGTCTCACCCTGTCTGGTGACGCTCAGCGCCAGCAGGGAGCAGTTCGGGAAGCTCCGTCTCAGTCAGGTCGATCCGACGCAGTGCCTCAGGGGACTCAACGCTCTGGTGTCTCCCAATCCCTACGATCTCGAACCGATCCGCCCCATCGTCGAGTTCGACCTTTCGAAGTACCGACTCATGGACAGCATGGATGTTGTCGCCGGCCTGGACAGCAGGCCCGTGCTGGTGAAGCTGACGCCCACCGAGTTCGAGCATCTGATTCGCCAACTGTTTGAGGCGATCGGCATGGAGGCTTGGAATACCCAGGCCTCCAAAGACGAGGGCGTTGACGCGGTGGCCGTCAGCAAAGACCCCGTCTTCAACGGTGAGTGCATCATTCAGGCGAAGCGCTACAGCAAGCTCGTGGGCGTTGAGTCTGTCCAGGCGCTCGCCGGAGTGGTTGAGCACAAGCGGGCCGCCAAGGGGGTCCTGATCACCACATCGTGGTTCGGTAGGGCCAGCCACGACTTTGCCCGCCAACATGGCCGGCTCCAGCTCATCGAAGGACCGGAACTCAAGTACCTGATCAAGGAACACCTGGGCAAGGATGTGATCCCGGGCCCGGTCCCCCCGAAGAAGCGCCCCTCGCGCTGAGGTCGGCGGCCCGCCCACACGGACCGAGAAGCTGGGCCGCCTCTGGGCCGTCCGAGGCCGCTCGACAGTGGCCAATGACGACCAACGACGACCACCAGGCGCACGAGCCCACCGCACCTGACCAGCAAAAACCCAGCTCACCAAGATCCCCGGCAAGACCCAGGGCAAGTAGACAGCTCTTGACCAGCCCATCAACTCGGTGAGCTGGCACGAATGGCGGAAAGGATCGGCGAAGCTGTACTGCGGCCTAGTCCATTCAGCTGCTGCGCTTCTGATGAGCAATGACTTGGTCAGCGCGCAGGTGCCAACCTGCACCGAGGTATTCGTTAAGCTTTTGAACAGTACGATGGCCATCAAGCAGAACCATACGGTGCCTCACAGACGATTCCATAACCAGCTTTTCTGCAGTCTCCGGACCTTTCTCCGTGAAGCCGGAAATCGAAACAAGAACCCCTGATGTCACATTCTTATCCATTACAACAAACCCGAAGCTGCGAACGGTGTTGACGTCAACCTTCTGATCCCAATTCTTGCACTCAATATAAATTCTTTCATTGCCGCGCCATGCTTCAACATCTTTCCCCCCATCCTTTTGTCGAGGCGTAACGCACACCTCATAGCCCATGGCCCTATAGAGGTCAGCGATCAAGAACTCGAGATCTCTCGGATCGAGGCTTCGCAGTAGTGCAATTTTCCGCTCGCGTTCCGTACGCCCTTGCGTAATGTACCGATGCCGGATCAGCGCCATCGCATCAGAGAGGCCAAACTCCCTCCAGTCAGACAGCACCTTGTAGTGAGCCATGAAATAGGATGACACCGCACCAAGCGCGTCACGCGGGGAATCCGGGAGGAGATCCAAAACCCATGAAATCCCTTGCCAAACCGGCTCCGAATTCTTACCAGCTGCTGCAAGTATGGCCCGACTCTCATACTCACTGAAGTGGCGCTCGTCTGGCGCATTCGGATCCAACGATCGCGATGGACCCTCAGCTTTTAACACTTGCAAGCGAATCTGATCAAGAATAGACAGATGAGATGACCCGCCAAGCATTTGCCTGAGAATCGCTCGCACTTCCATCTCCGGCCAGGAAGAAACCTGACTCAGATAGGCGGTGCGTAGCTCGTCATTGGGAAAGGCAATAACGA
It contains:
- a CDS encoding caspase family protein → MLGGRYALLIATSNFSNAGLQQLRSPVRDVEGLASVLKDPQIGDFDVTTALDQEQHQVTRAIESFFRSRSREDLLLLHISSHGLKADHGELYFAARDTDRDLLASTAISAAFLQSQMSRCRAKSIVLLLDCCYSGAFLLGAKGDSSVHVKDELAGHGRAVLTATNRTEYAWEGDHLSELEPEPSHFTGAIIDGLSSGDADRNQDGKITVSELYDFVYDRVRSKNKMQSPQMWAELEYQVVVARSPFAVEQSAETLPGMESAVDLSLVPEIKDPGPLSSEFPDATRRENSVAQLKRALPDPVRRIEVFDLIDNAITDVIAKSTLENRPVSGPVFASNIKGYRADSDLLLHLLATGVFHDDGSHDNLWARVIERLSRLRDKNLQAFNEALEHLRLYPALLATWAMGIAAMLSRRDQLLGPLLTKQSFKPPFSSQRRQAPAYYLNPLRVVSPEPLNEICHSESGARYIYPQSHFLREELREPFRAIEPDDTAYAEACNRFEFLASLIAMDVEPSTLATPWAGEFLLDSNWGYDQFGLAGEIAEEIDSAWPLLKTGAFGSDVERAKKAFEALVDFRAKHPRW
- a CDS encoding restriction endonuclease, with protein sequence MAQRGSGRGSDYQRQQQALRRAQEQRARQAERERRAAETANKRQERERKAAYQEQQAEQARVRTIGVEHEVEQLGQLLRDALVGDPPTTFERRRRAHTPTTLDERPWSRSEPSPRWEEFSPPEPSGLAAVLGLGRKRYEAEVAEARVRFGEAQERHRRAEEKRLATLERKRAEHRQAEAQALDEVAAFNRKLDEEREAYRAGEPSAVEAHLKAVLDASEYPLGFPHEHRVAFRPATGDVLIEIHLPPEAVVPTARGYRYVKNRDETTVLPRPEKERKEIYASVLAQVALRTVHEVLTSDPDRIVNGVILNGHVKTIDRATGQEVSPCLVTLSASREQFGKLRLSQVDPTQCLRGLNALVSPNPYDLEPIRPIVEFDLSKYRLMDSMDVVAGLDSRPVLVKLTPTEFEHLIRQLFEAIGMEAWNTQASKDEGVDAVAVSKDPVFNGECIIQAKRYSKLVGVESVQALAGVVEHKRAAKGVLITTSWFGRASHDFARQHGRLQLIEGPELKYLIKEHLGKDVIPGPVPPKKRPSR
- a CDS encoding restriction endonuclease; translation: MIADMSEYWERVMPHYALDEWRAVMRGEKPQPSDDYIVIAFPNDELRTAYLSQVSSWPEMEVRAILRQMLGGSSHLSILDQIRLQVLKAEGPSRSLDPNAPDERHFSEYESRAILAAAGKNSEPVWQGISWVLDLLPDSPRDALGAVSSYFMAHYKVLSDWREFGLSDAMALIRHRYITQGRTERERKIALLRSLDPRDLEFLIADLYRAMGYEVCVTPRQKDGGKDVEAWRGNERIYIECKNWDQKVDVNTVRSFGFVVMDKNVTSGVLVSISGFTEKGPETAEKLVMESSVRHRMVLLDGHRTVQKLNEYLGAGWHLRADQVIAHQKRSS